ATCTGTTGCTTTTTGCTCTTCCTCAATAACTATTTTCTGATTAATAGCAAGTTCTTTGAGCCAACGGAGTGCGTTAAGAGCGGCGTCCATATTAGGAACGCTCTCGTCAGGTACACGACGGAGCTTCACAAGTTCGGTAACAATCCGACGCTGGATTTCGAAGCCTTCTTCTCTTAGTGCGTCCAATTCCGCCAGGATATGCCTTGTAATCTTGTATTTTGACTCGTCAGAGTACCGATCGTATATCTCAGCGGGCACTCCACAAGATAGAAGAAAGCTGCGAAATGGATCCTTAAGCCAGAATGCTTTGCCGCATACGGCAACAATTGCTTCCCTGATTTCGAAAGGTAGGCGTGAACCCATTCAGGATGCCTCTTCATTTGCTTTTAAGTATGAAATTTCCTTAGTGCATTACATCTATATGACGTATCAAAAAAAATGAATTCCCTATTGTCAGTCAGTGTATAATAAGCGCTTTCCTATATCAACTGCAAGCTTAGGATATTATATTTGTAACTTGCCTCATTTACTCGTGAGGTGAAAGTGAAGGAAAACTGTCATCTCGCCTGATTTAAACGGGAATCAAATAATAACATTATTAAACAGTAACCACCGTTCAGCAACCCCAATTGGTGGTTCGAACTGTGCGTTTGCAGAGACCCAGTCGGTGACCCACTGGCTAAACTGAGCGGAACCAACCAAAAGTCTTATATGTAGTTCTACAACAAGCAGCGAGCACGCGACCAGAAGCAATAGATCATTTCGTACAACTCCGGATTGTCCGTTTCTTTCAGGTCCGTCCGTGAACATAGCTGAGTCTTCGTAGTTCGTGCGTATCCGAAGGCGGAATAGGTAATCGATAAGCGTATGAGCGCGAAGCCTGCGGTTTACGTCTTCCTTCTCTGCAATTGTTAGGCGAGGCAATCTGAATTTCGGTTCTTTGCGAGACTTCCTACCGCGGGCCAAGCGTTGCTGTTCTTCTTCCTTCCACGCACGACGCTTATTTTTTCGCTTCTCTTCCCTGACTATCCTTTCTCGCTCAGGAAGAGCGTCCTCGCGGGTAGTTCGGAGTGCCTTGTAAGCGAGACTCCACTGGCTGCGAGGGTCACATGTAGTCCAAGAATGGATTTGGTCGTTTACGTTCACGCCTGCTGGGACGTTTTGTGGCCCAGAATGACTGAAAGCCATAGTCCAAGGCTCAAGCCCAGCGCCACGACCTGCAAACATATTATGGAATTGATTCTGAGTCTTTGGGTGAGAGTCTGGGCGCGGGAAGCCCCTAGAGACGGCTAATGCCTGAGTAGCGTGATAAAATACATAATATGCTTGAACAACCGACCAGTTATTTGACAACCGTATGAGTTCTTCAGCATTGATCACTCGTTCACCAACCCCTAACAGTAGCTCAGTGCCCCATGCATTTTGTAAACTTATCTTGGCTTGATTTATATCTGCATTAAGACAGGTTGCATCGGGAAGGAATCCAGAGTTAAGTACTCGATCAAGAGTTGCATGGAGAGCATCGGCGCGAGTCCTAGTGTTAGCTGCAGCTATTGAGGCGAATGCGCGCAAGTAGTTCGCATGAGTCCTGAAAGCATTCTTAGAGTTCGTGGTTGCCATCCTTGCTAATGATCAAGTCGGAATCTTTTCCGTCTTATCATACTATACGTCGTCTCATACGGAAATTCTTTATATATAATACACAAAGCATAAAATTATCTCACGTACTTTGGCAATGTCTATCTATTTTACCTTCTAAATTTAACCTCCCACGAAGCCTCCAAGAATCTTCCAAGGCTTGCGGCTTCTTCTTCAATATAGGTATGAATGGTTTTAGAGAATTTCTGAAATGGCTCTATCTGTAAAGACGATCGCTTTCCCTGGCGGGTGTAAAACCAGATGCCGATTACCCTTCCGTTTAGCAATATCACCGGGGATATCCATCCCTGGTTGCGATAAACCTTTTTGTAGTGGTGAGAGTGCACCAAATGGTTTTTGTCGGCATGGGCAAGCATGTAGGGGTCAAAGTAAGGCAATAGACGGAGAATGTGGCCATCAACATGGCTATTTCTAAGCTCGTCATAATCTTCTTGAAGGATAAATCCATTCTCATCTTCTATATAAACTTCGACTAATTCATCTTGTAGCGACTCCCAAACCGGCCTTGCTTCTTTCGTGGACATGCCGGTCCATTTAGAAAAATCCCGGAGAGTGGCGGTACCGTATGCCTTCATGTATCGACGGTGGAGTATTTGTTTAGCCTCTTCCTCACGGATTTCTTTCTGCTTCGGAAGCCATTTATCCGTCCGGACAAAGGTCGGTTCTTTGCCTCGGTCAGGGCCGTAACAAATTAAACCCTCCACGATAGCCGGCCGGAAAATATTCCAAACATGGCTCATCCACGTCCTCAACCTCTTTCCTACTACCGGTGAAATTTGTTTGGTTAATTCGCGCTTTGTCATAGGCCCGGCATTAAGCGCATCCATTATAGCTATGTTCATCTTATCGGTTTCCCTTAAAGTGATAACAAACTTGGACATGGTTCTTTGCACGGCCTCCATGCGACTCTTTTTAAGGGCGTTTATATAAACGGAAAAATCAGCAGATGGTAACAGGTGGAGCGTTCCTCGCATACAGTATGTCTTGACTAAGTTGCGGCTTTTCCATAATGCCGAATGGATATCGGCACGGGTGAGTTTGTGCATCCTCGCCCATAAGGCCATCTCGGCGGCGGACATCACCTGGGCCTGAATGCCGCAAACATCTTGGCATACAGTGACGAGTTCAGTCCGATTGTGATCCAGGAAATGATGACGGGTTAACCGAAATGCCGAGACCTGGGGCCATTTGAATGTGCGTTTCATTACTTTGTTTTTCTATGTTTTTTAATCAAGAATCCTGTGGCAAGCTGCTGTTTATGTTAATACAATAATACCATCTGAACTGTCATTGGGAGGAGCATAGCGACGAAGCAATCTAAAAAATCTAAAAGACGAGATTGCTTCACTTCGTTCGCAATGACAAGATAATGGCAACCTAGTAAGAAGCTACAGGAAATTATTCAATTAAGCACACACTCTATCATAACAAAACACCACGCAATGAATGAAGTGTTATATAAGGCTAATAGCAAGTACATTTATCAAGTGAATATTCGCATATGCTTGATTGCTCGGTTTAAACAAGAGCGGGCATGCTAAGTAAGTGAAGAGTCATTTCCAGAAGACTGTCCTCCCTTATGCGAGGGGTGGGAGTCCAAAAAGTCTGTGGATACCCGATTAAGGTGTTCGGGTATGACAAAGATGAGGATTCCCGTTTCCACGGGAATGACAACCGGAGGGGATTCCCCATTGATCCTCCGATTTAACCGGGGGACGGAGATGACAAAAAGTGAAGCAAATGCGACCTGAAGCTAGCGACTACTTTTTTCGTAACGACTGCTTGTACAGGGCCTCTGAAGCATACTGAGAACGAGAATTGCTGTTGACCCGACAACCCCGCTTTGCACATCATGATAAGAACTCCATCAAGTCACACTTGACCTTTACAGCATCGACGCCACGGCGCCGGAAGTCGGATAATCCCTTCTCCGCCTCGTCCAGCCACTCAGCGTAACTATCGGGGAGTGTGTCCCTGTCTTCGGAGACCACTAGAAATAGGCTGTACTGCTCCGGCTTGTACCAAAAGAATCCGACTTTTACAGACACTTGGTACCTCCGCAACTTTGATGTCTAGCCTCAAAGCTCAGCCATGTCAAATAAAAGATGTTCTGCAAGTACTAAGTACCATTAAAGTTTACCTATTGTAGATACCGCTTTGAAGTAGGGTTCTCAGCCGAACGCCGCACTCAGGTTCATATATGTAGAGACGCAAAATGTTGCGTCTCTACGTTAAGAGTGATTCTACTGTGAGATTTTGTTTTTCTTCATGACAGGCTTCCCATCTTTAATAGCCGGCTCTTCGATTCCCCAGCTCCACTTCAGCTCGGGTTTGATCCGGATATATTCTCCGGCGCCGGCATATCCTTCACGAGTAACGACCTCGGCGAGTCCATGGCTCTTGATGCCTCGCGGCTTCCAGGGGATTTATGCTCTCAAGGTCATCGATAACTAATGAGACCTTCGGATTCTCAAGAGTATTCTTGTACTTTAAGGTTTTGGCCAGGTTTAATCCACCGATGTAGAAGCATGTACCGTCAAAATCGAAGCCCACTGGGGCGACATCAGGCGGTAATCCCTTTGATACGGTGGCGATTCTGGCTAGCCGTTGGGACCTCAGATAATTAACCTCTCTTTCTGAAAACATGCTCGCCTCCTTTCGGTCTTTAGGGATAATACACTTTAACCAGACGCATCCGCTTTGCATACGACAATTAACTACACGAGCCAAAATCCATTAGTACATTGCAATGTAGCTGAGATCGAAATTCAAAGAGGTGGGCTGGAGATTATGAGCTTTCGGACTGGAGAGCTTGTTTAGCTTTCTTTGACCAGGGGTCTCTTTTGGAAATGAATCTCTCCCGTTGGAGCTCGACAGGGGCTTTACGCTCTGCGGCGTCTCCTCCGCCTAATAAGTATCCGAGCATCTCACCCCAGGCACCGGCCAGAAGCGCAAAGGATATAGGAACGAGAATCTTTGGCAGAAGCTGGCCTTCACGGCCGGTCCGTCTGATATCGGCCAGAATTCGTCGAAGTCTGATAAGAGGTATTAGGGGCGCTGCCCCGGCATACAATATACGTTTCCACCGGGGCCAGTTTCCTACCTTTGCCCGAGTTGAAGCAAAACTTCGTTGTCCAAGGTAGTCCATAGCCATATAGGTTTTGAGGCTGGAGATGTTAGCATGCCAGGAGACGGCGTCTCCAGCTATAAACATTCTTTTTCCTTTCGAACGCAAGTCAAGAAAAAGAGCAGCCTCGTCCTCCAGCATATCACCGAGCAGGTCGCCGTAATCTAGGAGTAGTTCTCGTTTATAAGAAGAATGGTGGCCCGCCAAGAAGTCGCTTTCCCCTGGTTCTACCGGGGCAACTACCGGGCCGAACTGCCCATACAGGTGCGCCCAGCTCACCAGGGTATTGGGATTGGCGTTTTCCATTGCAAACCCCACCGCATCGTATCCGCTTTCGTGGGCGGCAATTAATCTTTCAGCCCAACTCTCGTGAAGATATGAATGTTCTTCGGCGTATGTGACGTAAGGTGCTCTGGCGGCGCGTACTGCGGTCTCCATCGCCTTACCACAGGTCCGTATATCTGGAAGGATAAGCCACTGCCAGGCGCCAAACCCTTCGAAAAGCTCGTCTTCTATGCCGTCACGATTGGGGGCTACGACGATAAGCTCTATTACCTCCCTAGCTCTCTGCCGCCTTAGCTCCTCGATCACCATCCGGCATTCGGATGCTGATTCGTAGCCTATGGTGAATACCGATAGCTTGAGTGAATGTCCGTCAGATTGCATATTTACACAACCATCCTGGTGATTAAATTATCCAAAAACTTTTAGCCGGAAAGTAAAATGGTATTGTCTGTGAAGCCCTCAGCTTATATTTATGGGCGGTCAGTTTATAACAAACGCTCTCGTCTATCAAGTAAGAGGTTTGCTTATGGCACTTAATGGTTTACCGAGTGCTCAGCCACCCGGAGGAAAGCCTTCACTCTTACCGGTTATTCGCCTACTACATTTGCGTGCAAGTTTAAACGGGGTTCCCAGAAGAGTTTTGCCTATGGGGCTTGTTCTTAATCTATGCGGGATGTGGAAATCAACTTTAAAATCTGGATTCCCGTTTCCACGGGAATGACAACCAGAGAGGATTGCCGATTTACAAAATTTAGCGGGATTCCAGTATTAAACATTGTTCCTGCCTTCTACAAATCTAAAATCATGTTTTAAGCGTATATACGGTGGCTATATTAGATACAGTTGAAGGCTGGCAATGTTATTCTGAGTCGTTTGCCATGCTCAGGGTAAGCTCAGAGAGGAATTCTTAGAGTGTTAGATGCTTTGCGGAGTTTGCACTGAGTGTAACGAACGTGACCAGCATGACGGGCGTGAAGGCATTTCATGAGTCGTGCACCAATTATCCTATTTTCAATGGGTCAAGCATGAATCGAGCGGGAATAACTTGTTCAGGACTGCTAATACTTCTTACCGCATGCGGAGGGACGGAATACAGAATCCCCGACCTGGGCGGTCTTTATACCCGGGCGGCGATGTCTTCAGACCTCTACAAAAACCCGGTCATCCTCATTCCGGGCATACTGGGTTCAAAGCTGGTCGACGGAGAATCGGGGCGCATTGTGTGGGGCGCCTTCGACGGGACCTACGCCGACCCGGAGAAGCCCGACGGGGCAAGACTAATAGCGCTTCCCATGAAAAAGGGAGCACCTCTCACTGAGCTGACTGATGATGTATATCCCGACGGCGCACTGGACCGGGTGAAGGTGAGGCTGCTCGGAATTTCCTTTCTACTCGGCACCTATGTGAACATACTAAGCACCCTCGGTGTGGGCGGATATCGCGATGAGTCCCTGGGCAATGCCGGTCAGGTGGACTATGGCGACGAGCATTTTACCTGCTTCCAGTTTGCTTATGACTGGAGGCGCGATAACGCCGAGAATGCCAAACGACTACACCAGTTTATATTGGAGAAGCGTGCGTACGTTCAAGAGGAATTCAAAAAGAGATATGGTGTTGAGAATTATGATGTGAAGTTCGATATCGTGGCGCACTCTATGGGCGGTCTTGTCACCAGGTATTACCTCCGTTACGGTGGCACACAACTGGCCGATGACAGTTCCTTGCCGGAGGTTACGTGGGAGGGAGCCAAATACGTAGACAAAGCTATTCTGGTCGGTACGCCCAACTCTGGTTCTGTCCATGCTATTGAGGATATGATAAACGGGAAAGAGATTGGTCCCTTTCTGCCCAAATAGGAGGCGGCTATTTTGGGCACCATGCCGTCTGTGTATCAACTCTTCACCAGAACCAGGCACAAAACTCTACGCGATGAATCGGGAGCAGTGCTGGATATCATGGACCCGGAGCTGTGGGTAGAGATGGGGTGGGGGCTTGCTGACCCCGGACAGGATAAGGTTCTTAGTTATCTTCTTCCTGATGTGTCAAGCCCGGAAGAGAGACGGGAGATAGCACTCGACCAACTGAGAAAATCCCTAAAACGAGCGGAGCAATTCCACAGGGCAATCGATATTTTTGCCGAGTCTCCGCCGGGATTAAGGATGTATCTAATCGTTGGTGATGCCGTACCGACCGATTCGGTGCTCACGGTGAAGAACGGCACCGGGGAAATAAAAGTAAGCGAGAAGTCTCCAGGAGACGGTACGGTAACCCGCTCAAGCGCTTTGATGGATGAGAGGGTAGGGGGAAGTGAATGGACGCCTAATCTGGTGACGCCGATTATTTGGTCAAATGTAATGTTTCTTGTGGAGAAGAGTTCCACGGTTTGATTTTGTTTTCAACTACTTGAGCGACGTAGTGGGGAAAACTCCAACATCGGATGGATACACCATCCACTTATGGGCTGACCTGGTCCACACGTGCCGGTCAATGCGGATCCAATTAGGGTCGTCAAACGTTCCGCCAGAAATCGCCCGACGGCCGGGCATGAATTCGGCCGTCCAAGTTACGGTTGTGCCGCAAGTTTCACAGAACTCGGTTTGTACCCAGCGGCCGCTCTCGTCCGAGCGGAATTTGTAGGGCTTGAGCGAACCGCTTATGAATTCGATTTGATTATCTTCAAAATAGACAGCAATACCAAAGGCACTTCCAGTTTTAAGTTGACAAAGCCTACAGTGGCAGGCTGCGGCTATAGCCGGGTCACCTTTCACTCGGTACCGAACTGAGCCGCAAAGACAGCCTCCTTCATTTATTTTATCCATAGCACGGACTCCACATTGGGGTTCACACCTATGATTATACAGAAAACTTCCCCATCAAATCAACCGACTTAGAAGTCGTGTTTCCACAATCAACAAGTAATGCGATAAGCCCCCCATTCCCAATGGCGTTAAGTGACATCCCAACGGCGCTATGCCCTTAATTTAATCGCATTACCCCAATTCCCTTGTAATGAAGGGTTTAGTGCATCTTGTTTATAATTTATAAGAAGTATTCATTCATCAGAAGCGGTCTCATGGATCACCAAGTGATTATTAAGGAATGTTAAGGGTAGTCCACCGGTCCCTTCGACACCTCAGAGAGGCTCAGGACATGCTTGCTGACCCAGGTTGTAGGGGACGCATATATGCGTTCCGTACAATTCAAAATCACAAGTCTTTCTCAACAGAAGATGCTAGCAAGACTCGTAGCTTACACAGTTATGAGGTTAATTCTGAGCCAGATGAAGAGTTCGATATGATAAACATATCCACTCTCCGAGCAACAACCGGTCAAGACTCTCCGCTCGTCAAAATGTCGAAGTAACGGATGTGATATAATAAATCCTTTAGTTTTTATATAACTGGAGGGATTGAAATGATTGACTTATATACCGCAGCGACTCCGAATGGTAGAAAAATCTCCATAATGTTGGAAGAAATTGAACTTCCCTATGAGGTACACCATCTCAATCTGAATGAGATGCAGCAAAAAGAAGAATGGTATCTCAAAATTAACCCGAACGGCAGAATCCCGGCTATAGTGGATAGGGATGAGGACAATTTTGCCGTTTTTGAATCCGGTGCAATCCTCATTTATCTGGCTGAGAAAACAGGAAAGCTCCTTCCTTCCGATACGAAAGGACGCTCTACTGTGATTCAGTGGCTTATGTTTCAGATGGCCGGCATAGGCCCGATGCAGGGGCAGGCGAACGTCTTCTATCGCTATGCGCCGGAGAAAATTGATTACGCAATACAGCGTTATCAAAGAGAGACAAAACGACTCTACCAGGTACTTGATACCCGCCTGAAAGATAACGAGTACCTGGCTGGCGACTTCTACTCTATAGCCGACATCGCAACCTTTCCCTGGATTTCAGCTCACCACTGGGCTGGCGTGGGAACCGAAGACCTTCCTAACCTGAGGCGCTGGCATAAGACCGTGAGGCAGCGTCCGGCTGTAAAACGAGGTATGGAGATCCCAAAGGAAAAGGTAAAGGATGAGTCCGAGGCTGTGGAGAGGGGAAGAAAGCTTTTAGTTTAATCTCCAAAATTCATCTTATGCATTAAAACCAAAACCATTTCGACCTAGAGCTCGTCGAAGGGGAGAAATCTTACACTTTGAGAAATGATACCTTTTGTCAAATTGCTTCGTCGTGGAGTTCATCTCTTCGGCAAGCCTGTCCTGAGGAAATCGAAAGGCTCAGGGCAGGCTCTGAGTCAGCCGAAGGACTCCTCGTAATGACGTGTAATACTACCTACGCAGGTATTGATACTCTAAGGTTTGCCGCAGAGGGGTTCATTGTATTTTTTGAATTTTAAGGAGGAGGAATGAGATGGATCAATATTATAAACCGGAACATCTTGCTCATTTCAGTCAGATAAGTGAGGGTAGTCCTAGGCTGGCCGAAAAGTTTTTTGATTACTATAAATCTGTTTTTGAGGACGGAGCTTTGTCTTCTCGGGAGAAGGCATTGATTGCTTTGGCTGTTTCCCATGCCGTTCAGTGTCCTTACTGCATAGATGCATATAGTAAGGAGTCCCTTCAGCAGGGGGCTGACCTGGAGCAGATGACCGAGGCAATTCTCGTGGCCACCGCTATCCCTGGGGGTGCTTCCCTAGTTCATGGCTTGCTGATGCTCGATCATGTGACAAGGTCGGGAATGTAGATTAGTGCTTAGCAATATTCTTCCAGTAAATGGGTATGGAGGAGTTACTCAATGGAGTCTCGTATGAATGTCTAACTTAAATCAGCTCTACGAGCTCGATACTTAGATGACGTTGATTTACACAGCGGGGAATCTGGCCCGAAGTCTACTACCTCACTTCGTTCAAGACGCTCTCCCCCGGCCACTACCAAAAAACAAATTGAGGTCCTGGAAAGAATCGACCTCTCAAAGTTGCCCCAAGAAGGTAACTTTGCCAACCGACTTATTTTAGCACGAACCAATCTCTTATATTGGACAGAACCTTTTTTCACATAGAGCCAAATCTATGATTGCTGATACAGAAAAATCTTTATTCATAAAAATTTTGTTTGATTTATATATATCCTATGTTTTATATTATTAATATGAAACAGAGGAAGGAAGAGAAGAAGAAGGAAGCGATGGAAAAGGCCATTTACGTGAAAGCGCCGAAGGAGTTCGTGGAGATGCTCAGTCACTCCCAATGGTATCTGAAGATGAGACCGGCGCAAATCGTGAGGGAGGCGGTGATTGAGTACCTGGAGAGACATCTGCCCAAAGAGGCTAAAGAAAAAATATTCAAGAAGGGGGTGAAAAAATGACGGGAAGAACCTCGAAGAGACCCTCAAGGGCCTCGGAGAAAGGCGGAATAAAAAAGCAATATCTAAAATCTAAGTCTTTGTGCAAAGTGACTTTTAAGTTGCCGAAAGAGGCTGCGCCCGATGCCCAAACCGTTAACATCGTCGGAGATTTCAATAGATGGAATAAAGAAGAGACTCCGATGAAAAGGCTCAGGAACGGTGACTTTACGGTAACTCTGGAGTTGGAAACCGGAAGGGAATACAAGTTCAAATATCTTATAGACGATGTTCGATGGGAGAATGACTGGCACGCCGACCGCTATGAGCCGAATGTTTATGGAACCGACGATTCGGTGGTGGTTGTCTGAGTTTGAGAATTAATGTGGGAAGGTTGCTGTTATAGCCCAGTGCTAAAGCCATAGAACATATATACTTGAACGAGTTATGTAGTAAAGACCGGGGAAATGTGGTTTAATCAAATAAAGTCGAATTTGGAGGAGACTCAATGCTGAATAAAGCAACGAACAGGAAAAGCGGGGTTCAACAACCGAGAAAATCGGGAAATATTCTCCTGAGATTTGTCCTAGGGTTTGCTCTGTTATCATTAATTGCTACCTTACCAGACCGGGCCTGGTCGGACGACGCCCAAGATGCAAGAGATGTAGTAACGAAGGCGCGGATAACGGCTGAGAGCTTCGAAATAGACCCTTCCTGGTACCAGATGCTCAGAGAGGCAAAAGGTTTGCTTATAGTGCCGCAGATTATAAAGGGAGGGTTCATCTTTGGCGGTTCCGGAGGAACCGGTGTCCTCTTGGCCCGCGATGCCAAGACTGGGAAGTGGAACGGTCCCGCCTTTTACACGATCGGAGGCGTGAGCTTTGGGCTTCTGGCCGGAGCAGAAGTGATAGAAGCCATAATCATAGTAAGGACGGACCGGGGTCTCACCCGTTTGCTAAACACGGGCGTTAAGCTTGGTGCAGATTTGAGCATCGCTGCTGGACCAGTTGGGGCCGGTGTAGGAGCCGGTAATATAATCGCCGACCTGGTCGTGTTAGCCCGTACCAAGGGGCTTTACGGCGGCGTGTCTCTCGAGGGCTCTCTGGTTAACGTAAGGGATTCGTTGAATGGAGCCTATTACGGCAAGCCGGTCAGCACCACCGACATATTGATATTTGGCGATGTCAGGAATCCACAGGCTGATGGGCTTATCTCTGCGGTCAAGAAACTGACCGGAAGGTAGATAGCTCCTTAGAATTAAATCTTGGGTTGGCAGGAGGTCGAAATATGGCTGCTCTTTTGAGCAAAGCCTGATATGAGTGGTGCCTATTTGATTGATCCCGCTTAATAGGATCGAATTCTGCTATAATGAGGGTTGAATTTTGCCCAATCTCCGAAGGGACCGTTCGAGGTTCCTACTCGTCAGACACGTCAAACATATCTTCAATCTGCCCTTTCTTGGTAACTTGCTCATCGATGGTTATTTCATAAGAATCTGCGTCAAGTTCCTCACAGCAAAGAAAGGGAGGAATATCCAGTTCTTCAACCTTCCTAAACTCTTCCTTTGTCCCCTCGAAAGCGACTTTTTTATGGACAATTCCACACTTGGGGCAGACTTTTTTGAAAATTAATTTAAGCACCATGTATCGCTCCTTTTACCAGAATTTAGAGTTATGTACTCAAATCATCATCCTTGACCCTTCACATTCACTGCGCCGAGTCAGAGAGGGCTGTTTTTAAATCCATTTGTATGGTTAAATACATTGAGATAGCCCTTATGTAGATAAACTGCAACCAATATCGTTTCTTCACAGTTGTTATTTCTTAAAAAGCGATACCTTTTTGCCAGCTCTTGCTTTAAATTAGAAGCGGTAAATCGTCTATCCCGTAGAGCCCATGCTATTAGCCGTGTCGATTGTACTCTATATTGCCGACTATATCAAACTTC
This genomic interval from Thermodesulfobacteriota bacterium contains the following:
- a CDS encoding winged helix DNA-binding domain-containing protein, with amino-acid sequence MKRTFKWPQVSAFRLTRHHFLDHNRTELVTVCQDVCGIQAQVMSAAEMALWARMHKLTRADIHSALWKSRNLVKTYCMRGTLHLLPSADFSVYINALKKSRMEAVQRTMSKFVITLRETDKMNIAIMDALNAGPMTKRELTKQISPVVGKRLRTWMSHVWNIFRPAIVEGLICYGPDRGKEPTFVRTDKWLPKQKEIREEEAKQILHRRYMKAYGTATLRDFSKWTGMSTKEARPVWESLQDELVEVYIEDENGFILQEDYDELRNSHVDGHILRLLPYFDPYMLAHADKNHLVHSHHYKKVYRNQGWISPVILLNGRVIGIWFYTRQGKRSSLQIEPFQKFSKTIHTYIEEEAASLGRFLEASWEVKFRR
- a CDS encoding pyridoxamine 5'-phosphate oxidase family protein — translated: MFSEREVNYLRSQRLARIATVSKGLPPDVAPVGFDFDGTCFYIGGLNLAKTLKYKNTLENPKVSLVIDDLESINPLEAARHQEPWTRRGRYS
- a CDS encoding glycosyltransferase, producing MQSDGHSLKLSVFTIGYESASECRMVIEELRRQRAREVIELIVVAPNRDGIEDELFEGFGAWQWLILPDIRTCGKAMETAVRAARAPYVTYAEEHSYLHESWAERLIAAHESGYDAVGFAMENANPNTLVSWAHLYGQFGPVVAPVEPGESDFLAGHHSSYKRELLLDYGDLLGDMLEDEAALFLDLRSKGKRMFIAGDAVSWHANISSLKTYMAMDYLGQRSFASTRAKVGNWPRWKRILYAGAAPLIPLIRLRRILADIRRTGREGQLLPKILVPISFALLAGAWGEMLGYLLGGGDAAERKAPVELQRERFISKRDPWSKKAKQALQSESS
- a CDS encoding GFA family protein — protein: MDKINEGGCLCGSVRYRVKGDPAIAAACHCRLCQLKTGSAFGIAVYFEDNQIEFISGSLKPYKFRSDESGRWVQTEFCETCGTTVTWTAEFMPGRRAISGGTFDDPNWIRIDRHVWTRSAHKWMVYPSDVGVFPTTSLK
- a CDS encoding glutathione binding-like protein, translating into MIDLYTAATPNGRKISIMLEEIELPYEVHHLNLNEMQQKEEWYLKINPNGRIPAIVDRDEDNFAVFESGAILIYLAEKTGKLLPSDTKGRSTVIQWLMFQMAGIGPMQGQANVFYRYAPEKIDYAIQRYQRETKRLYQVLDTRLKDNEYLAGDFYSIADIATFPWISAHHWAGVGTEDLPNLRRWHKTVRQRPAVKRGMEIPKEKVKDESEAVERGRKLLV
- a CDS encoding arsenosugar biosynthesis-associated peroxidase-like protein → MDQYYKPEHLAHFSQISEGSPRLAEKFFDYYKSVFEDGALSSREKALIALAVSHAVQCPYCIDAYSKESLQQGADLEQMTEAILVATAIPGGASLVHGLLMLDHVTRSGM
- a CDS encoding isoamylase early set domain-containing protein; the protein is MTGRTSKRPSRASEKGGIKKQYLKSKSLCKVTFKLPKEAAPDAQTVNIVGDFNRWNKEETPMKRLRNGDFTVTLELETGREYKFKYLIDDVRWENDWHADRYEPNVYGTDDSVVVV
- a CDS encoding lipid-binding SYLF domain-containing protein — protein: MLNKATNRKSGVQQPRKSGNILLRFVLGFALLSLIATLPDRAWSDDAQDARDVVTKARITAESFEIDPSWYQMLREAKGLLIVPQIIKGGFIFGGSGGTGVLLARDAKTGKWNGPAFYTIGGVSFGLLAGAEVIEAIIIVRTDRGLTRLLNTGVKLGADLSIAAGPVGAGVGAGNIIADLVVLARTKGLYGGVSLEGSLVNVRDSLNGAYYGKPVSTTDILIFGDVRNPQADGLISAVKKLTGR